Proteins encoded together in one Panthera uncia isolate 11264 chromosome A2, Puncia_PCG_1.0, whole genome shotgun sequence window:
- the LOC125931041 gene encoding small ubiquitin-related modifier 2-like produces the protein MVNEKPKEGVKTEKNDHINLKVLGQDAFVIKRHTTLSKLMEACCQPQGLSIRQIRFSFERQPASETDIPTQLEIEEEDKTDVFQQQTEGVY, from the exons ATGGTCAATGAAAAGCCCAAGGAAGGAGTCAAGACTGAGAAAAATGATCATATTAATTTGAAGGTGTTGGGTCAGGATGCTTTTGTG attaagaggcATACAACACTTAGCAAACTAATGGAAGCCTGCTGTCAACCACAGGGTTTGTCTATAAGGCAGATCAGATTCTCATTTGAAAGACAGCCAGCCAGTGAAACAGACATACCCACACAGTTGGAAATAGAGGAGGAAGATAAAACTGATGTGTTCCAGCAGCAGACAGAAGGTGTCTACTAA